CTAGTAGCCGCGACCACCTTAGCGCAGAGTTTCCCAATGCGTTACATGACTGCGAACAGGCTGGCAACGACTGGAACCACCCGATTACTCCGAGCATCGTTGCCCGCATCAATGCGCGGTTGTTCATCGATGAGCTGTGGGAAGATGACAGCCATCGCCTCATGAGACGCGAACGTATTGTTTCAAAATTGGGACTTCAGGCCCCGGAGGACAGCTACTACGTTCGGCGTTTCTGGAGATCTGGACGATTGAGTGATTTCAATAACTACCTCAGAGAAGTAAACGACAGTCAGCCCCTTCGTGCAGAGCTTTACCGCTACCCGTTTCCGACTCGCACTACGGACACCTTACCACCACGATTTGATCACACCTGGATGACTCCCGTTACTAATTTTCAGGGCGGAACACTCTTGGGCGTTGAGTTTGCTAACACAAGCTTTGTGCGACTCGGCCAAGTTGAGACTCCCTTTTATGATCAAAAGCTCCCCGAGATGACTGACTTCAACTCGCTCAGGAAGTGGCATCGTCTCATGCATGATTCAGAAGCCCCATTCCCATCGCGTCAATCCGTAGCGGAGCTAAGAGATATTCCTTCGCTTTACGTCGTTGACAACGGATTACGTCGGCCCCATTCGGTGAGTGATTTCTCACCCGCTATCCCCTTACAGCCTAGCCTTGATCAGATCTATCTCGGCCTGGAAGGATTAAAATATCCTCGCACCGAATCGTTGAGCCGCCGCGCCCTCCCGGTAACGTCAACGCTGCTCACCCATTTCGAGCAACATCGCGACCTTAGTACGGATGCGAGGTAAGATCAAATGCTTTAACGGATGTATCAGTGGGCTGGTCGTAAAGATCTTCGCATCGAAGTACAACTAGATGCAGACCGTGGTGTTTACAAGCAATAAAAATGATCTTACATAAATTTATGGTACGCGGTGTTAAAGGTATGCTTTCATAAAGAGTACGCGAAGGTTTGTTCTTATTTGGAATCCTGCCTATCTATATTAAAACTAATTGGGAGAACCGATAATGATCTATTTAACTATCTACTTATTAGGTATTTTACCTGCGTTGACAGGAGTCACATTTTTAGTAGCCATTATTTTGACGGCATTAACATTTGGCGCAGTCCACTCGGAAGAAGCTAAGAAATTTGCGATTTGGGCTATTCTTCTGTGGTCTGTATTCATACTACTCCCATCCAAAGATACAGCGCACCTACTATTAGCAGCTTACGTAGATGAACAAGTACTAGTATTGGAGGAAGTACAAGAGGTAGAGAGTAAAAGCTTAGACCTACTTAACCAGTTGTTGGATGACCAGTTAGATGAGGAAGGAGAATGAGTTACAATATCTAAATATTAGAAGTGGCAGGTAGTGACAACACTATTGCAAACACAGCACGCGTCTCCATTACTCATAGTGATGAGTGGCAAGAATTACCTGAATATTAGCAACTTTTTGCTTGTCTCTGCCCAAAAGGGGCAGAGACAACGCTTTTTCCCGCGCTTTCCTCCCGTAGACTAAAGCCTTAATAGGAGGATTGCGTGCGCGTTAACAAACTTATCTCGACATTATTGGTCGCCGCCATCTCTGGCTTTATGCCTGCTTTGGCGCAAGATAACACGGATGACGAATGGCGGAAGCGCTCGGATGAAGGCTGGTTCTTTTATAATGAATTGCCGCCAGAAGAAGAACCGGAAGAACCCGAAAAAACTGAGATCCCGCCAGCACCACCTCCAACACCCCCGGAGCCGACGCAGCCAAGCCCAGCGATCATGAACACTGCTTGGCTCAAAGAAAACCTGCCAGTTTATCTTAATCAAGCCATCGATGATCCCACTCCTGAGAATGTTGAAGCCTACTACCTTTTACAAAAATTGGCGTTAGATCGTGCTCAGGTTTTTTCACAAGTTACAGCAAGGGTTGTTACAGGACATCCCGTTCTCGACCAAAACAATCGCCGGCCCACCTCCACCTCCGGTGGCAATGCCTTGGATCGAGAAGCCGAGAAAAATAAGCGAGAAATTCTGGCATCGCTCTCCGATCGCATGGGACTCTTTGTTTTTCTTGATGATACCGCCAATTCTGCGCTGCAGCTTCAAATCGTTGAATATTTCGAAACCTCTGCCGGGTATGGGACGGTAAAAATTAGTATCGACCCCTTTGATGAGGCCGCCTTTAATCGAGGGGTTCGACCTGATCATGGTCACGCTGCCGAGTTTGGCGTGTCCACATATCCTAGCATCTATGCCGTCTCCCCAGATGGCCGTCGCGATCAAATCGCCGGAAACTCGATCTCAATGACCGAACTGTTTGATCGCACACTCATTTCAGCCCACCGCCTCAATATATTGTCCGACGAAGAATATTTCTCAACACAGAAATTCAATCACCGCGACGAAGACATACCCACCCGTGCGGATACCGATGAAAACACCCCATTTACGTCTGAAGCCGTTCGATCGGCGTTGAACGCCCAAGGAGATTACCGTGAATAAGCCCAACCTCAAAACGATACTACGACCAATCCTCTTAGCCTCGTTGATCTTCCCTTGCTCTGTTATTTATGCCGATGGCATGCAGGCCTCAATGGACAATATTTATAACCAGATGTCCAATTACACCCCTCCAGGGGGCTTCGAAACCGCGCAAGGACACGGTTATTACGGTGGTCGTTTTACCGCGAAAAGCATGACGATTGACCCCACTTGGCTCTCCGTCACGATGCCTTCTGCGAGCGGTGGGTGTGGAGGAATTGACGCATACGCGGGGTCTCTAAGCTTCATTAATTCCGAGCGGCTAATTGAGCTCTTTAGAGCTATAGCCCAGCAAGCACCTGCCTACGCCTTCCAACTTGCCATCGAAGCCGCCTGTCCAACATGTGCCGAGAAGATGAATGACCTCCAGCAAAAAATTGCCGCGTTGAACGAATACATGGGAAATTCATGTCAGCTAGCCCAAGGATTAATTACCACCACTAATCCATGGGGAGAGGCGTCAGGTACGGAGCGTATCAACCAAGTTGCAGAACAGGGCACCACACTTTCAGGTTTGTTTGGCGACGTCTTTGAGGCGTCAACCGCGGTTTATAATGCCATCGGTGAAGAGCGGAACGCTAACCCAACCGACTTTGCCGCCAGATACCATGGCTCCCTTGTCTATCGGGGACTAAAGGCCAGCAATTTCTCGTCGTGGATGGCTGCCACTGACGATAGCATATACGAGCTCATCATTTCTCTATCCGGCTCACCTGTCATTCCCGCGACTATTGATGACGATGAAGGTAAAACCACGTTAGACATGCGTACCCTTCCCCCTCTCAATATCTCACTTAAAGACATCGTTGAGGGGACTGACACCAACAAAC
This region of uncultured Umboniibacter sp. genomic DNA includes:
- the traF gene encoding conjugal transfer protein TraF, with amino-acid sequence MRVNKLISTLLVAAISGFMPALAQDNTDDEWRKRSDEGWFFYNELPPEEEPEEPEKTEIPPAPPPTPPEPTQPSPAIMNTAWLKENLPVYLNQAIDDPTPENVEAYYLLQKLALDRAQVFSQVTARVVTGHPVLDQNNRRPTSTSGGNALDREAEKNKREILASLSDRMGLFVFLDDTANSALQLQIVEYFETSAGYGTVKISIDPFDEAAFNRGVRPDHGHAAEFGVSTYPSIYAVSPDGRRDQIAGNSISMTELFDRTLISAHRLNILSDEEYFSTQKFNHRDEDIPTRADTDENTPFTSEAVRSALNAQGDYRE
- a CDS encoding conjugal transfer protein TraH; this encodes MNKPNLKTILRPILLASLIFPCSVIYADGMQASMDNIYNQMSNYTPPGGFETAQGHGYYGGRFTAKSMTIDPTWLSVTMPSASGGCGGIDAYAGSLSFINSERLIELFRAIAQQAPAYAFQLAIEAACPTCAEKMNDLQQKIAALNEYMGNSCQLAQGLITTTNPWGEASGTERINQVAEQGTTLSGLFGDVFEASTAVYNAIGEERNANPTDFAARYHGSLVYRGLKASNFSSWMAATDDSIYELIISLSGSPVIPATIDDDEGKTTLDMRTLPPLNISLKDIVEGTDTNKLIVYDCSADTDTCNITPDATHEIDHEPLKAKIADAFERAFTALQADPGNPILNQADQSVMLAMGGEHFSKMTDLLEIEGDGVEAARKYYEFLQDSFAAKMTGEAILSILRASRVAVVDRKESEGRTASIEAIDISIERIESQLAELAPRYSDSEQEARAFAETALNGTSIGGGQTP